CAGCAGCCAGGTTTTGATGGCTGGGGTCTTGTGGGTGGCGTAGTTGTCCAGCACCAGATGCACGTCCAGGCCCGCCGGCACCTCCCGGTCGAGTTTGATCAGGAACTTCTTGAACTCCTCGGCACGGTGCCGGCGGTGCAGGGAGCCGATCACCTTCCCCGTGGCCACCTCCAGTGCGGCGAACAACGTGGCGGTGCCCGCGCGCACGTGGGTGACCCGCTGCGGGACGCCGGGCATCATCGGCAGCACCGGCTGGGACCGGTCAAGGGCCCGGATCTGCGACTTCTCGTCGACACAGAACACCAAGGCCCGCTCGGGCGGGTCCAGATAGAGGCCGACCACGTCGTGGACCTTGTCGACGAAGTACGGGTCCGTCGACAGCTTGAACGTCTCGGTGCGGTGCGGTGCGGTGCGGTGCGGCTGCAGGCCGAAGGCCCGCCAGATCCGCGACACGGTCGACTGCGACAGACCCGTCTCCGTGGCCATCGCCCGCGTCGACCAGTGCGTGGCGTTCTTCGGCGCGGTCTCCAGCGTCCGCTTCACCACCGCAGCGACCTGCTCGTCGGTGACCGTCCGGGGCCCGCCAGAGCGCGGCACGTCACCCAGCCCGGCGATCCGGTGCCCGACGAACCGCCTCCGCCAGCGGCCCACCGCATGCGGTGTCGAACCGAGCTGTGCGGCCACGTCCTTGTTGGACGCGCCAGTCGCACAGGCCAGGATGACCCGGCACCGCAAAGCCCACGCCTGCCTCCTGACTCAGAAGACTAACTGGCTCTAACCTCGATCTTGCGTGACGGTCCGCCGACGGAGTCGGTGGACCGTTTTCGTGCTGTGGGCTGAGGCTGGGCAGGTTGAGGGCCCGAGTGTCGTCTCGGATGGACGCCGGGTTCCACTGCTCCGGCCGGAGGGTTCTCTCGTAGGGGCGGATGAATCCGCTGCTCATCCCGGGTTCGGCAGGAGTGCGAGCCGTTCGAGGGCGGCAGTGATGTGACTGGTCCAGGGCCAGTGCTGGGCCAGGCGGAGGATTTGCCGACGGCCGGTGGTCACGAGCTGTCCGGCCGTGGTGAACAGGCGGAGCCGCAGGCGGCGAGGTTCCCAGAGACGGGCCTTGCCGGTCAGGGCGAGCATCGGCATCCAGGCCAGCAGGTCGAGAGCGATCTGCACGATCTCCAGCCAGATCCGGTTCTGGGCCGTGCGGTGCAGAGGAAGATTCCGCAGGCCGGTGGCCCGGGCGGCCCGGATGCGGTCCTCGGCCCGGGCCCGCAGCCGGTGACGGAGCTCGAGCTCGGCGATCGGCCGGCCCGAGGTGTTGGTGGCGAAACAGGTCAGCCGCATGCCGTCCGCGTCCGTGAGCCTCAACTGGGCCCCGGGTGCGGTCGTTCCTTCCTGACGATCAGCCGCATGTCCTTGGGCCAGCCGTCCAGAACGTCGCCGGTGAGTTCAGCGACCCAGGCGCCGTCGCGGATCTCGCCGCCGGTCTCGATGGCCGCCGTCCAGGCCGAGGCCGGAACCTTCAGCACGTGCTGGTGGATCGCGTCGGTGATCACCATGCCGACCGAGTAGGACAGCCACCGTCCCCGCTGGGCGAGCCATGCGACGAAGTCGTGAGTGCCGCCCGCGGAGTCAGTGCGGATCAGGGTCCGGCGCCCACGCCGGTACTTCTTCGGCAGCTGGGCCAGCGCCAGTTGGGCGGCGGTGACGTGGTCGGACGCGGTGTTCGAGCCCGCGTTTCCTGGTCTGAGCAGGGCCGCGACCGGTTCCCCCGTGCCGCCCGGTCCGTGGTCGACGAAGCCCATCAGCGGGTGATGGCCGTAGGTCCGCTTCCAGGTGGGTGCGGCGTCCTCCTTGTCCGAGTGCGCGATCACCAGCACCCCGTCGAGGTCGACGGTCACCGCCCCGCCCGCATCAGGCGCTGCCCGTCCGGCCAACCGCCAGGCACGTTGACGGACTTCAGCCCGCGCGGAACGGATGGCCCGCAGGGCCTTCTCCCCGGAGGCTGCGAGGGTGTCGATGAGGCGGGAGACCGTCGGGTCGGAGGCGACCGGCCCGAACACGGCCGGCTCGGCCCGCAGCATGCCGATATCCGCCAGGCAGTCCCCGCCCATCGCGACTGCCAGCGCGAGGTCCAGGAGGATCTTCCCGGGATCGTGGACGGCCCGCGGCTTCCGCCAGGGCGCCAGGGCTGCGGATATCGCCTGGTCAAGGCCCGTCTTGCGGACCGTCTCCAGCAGCAGGACCGCACCGGCCTGCGAGACCACCTGCCGACCGTCTCCCTGGACACGGACACGCGGGTACGACGAGATAGGCTCTCTCACCTGGAAAGTGCTCTTTTCCTTGCAGCCAACAGGACCCTCAGCAAGTCCTATCGTTGCAGGTCAAGGGCACTTTCCGTGTTTCTGATCATCTCTTGGACAACCCACCTCGCGAAAGCGCGAGGCTAACAAAAGCTGCTGATCATGAGGCTGTCGGCCTCTCTGCTCGTATGTCTGGGCATGGGAAACCGTCAGTCGCGGCCGTGGATCGTGTCGGATGAACTGTGGTCGCTGGTCGGGCCGTTGTTGCCGAAGCCGGGTCCGAAGAAGGCCGAGGGCAGACCGCGGGTGCCGGACCGCCAGGCCCTGTGCGGGATCCTCTTCGTCCTGCACACCGGTATCCAGTGGGAGTACCTGCCCCAGGAACTCGGCTTCGGCTCGGGCATGACCTGCTGGCGGCGCCTCGCGGCCTGGAACGAGGCCGGCGTCTGGGACCAGCTCCACCAGCTGCTGCTGAACGAGCTGCGGTCGAAGAGCAGCAACGGCTCGACCAGCGACCACAGTTCATCCGACACGATCCACGGCCGCGACTGACGGTTTCCCATGCCCAGACATACGAGCAGAGAGGCCGACAGCCTCATGATCAGCAGCTTTTGTCAGAGCCAGTAAGACCGTGTCCTACGTGGTGAGGCGGATGAGTCGTTTGTAGCAGCAGAGGGCGGCGGCTAGAGGTTGTCCCGTAACCGGTGGTGCTGCTGGTGCGTTGGTCGGGCATGGGTGGGGTGATCTCAGCAGATGATCCGAAGTGGATCGAGCCGTTTGCGGGTCTGACCGAGGTGCAGTTTGCGAGGCTGGTGGCACTGGTACGGCGCCGAGGTGGCGACGTTCAGCGTGGCCGGCCATGGCGGCTGTCGCTCGAAGACCGGGTGTTGCTGGTGGCGACGTACTGGCGCACGAACCTCACGTTGCGGCAGGTGGCGCCGTTGTTCGGAGTCTCGAAGTCCGCTGCCGACCGCATCTTGGACCATCTCGCACCGCTGCTGGCCATCTCGCCCGCGCGGCGGCCGCGCAAGGACACCGTCTACATCGTCGACGGCACTCTGGTGCCCACCCGCGACCGCAGTGTCGCCGCGTCCAGCAAGAACTACCGGTACTCGACCAATCTGCAGGTCGTCATCGACGCCAACAGCCGCCTGGTCGTGGCCATCGGTCTCCCGCTGCCCGGCAGCCGCAACGACTGCCGGGCCTTCACCGAGTCCGGCATCGATCGGGCCTGCCGCGGCGCCCCGACCCTTGCCGACGGCGGCTACCAAGGCACCGGCCTCCTGATCCCGCACCGCAAACGACGAGGCCAGAGCCACCTCAGCCCCTCGCAGGAGGCAGAGAACGCCGTCCATCGCCGGGCACGAGCGCGCGTGGAACACGCCCTGTCGCGGTTGAAGAACTGGAAGATCCTGCGGGACTGCCGACTCAAGGGCGACGGAGTTCACCAGGCCATGCTCGGCATCGCCCGACTGCACAACCTGGCCCTCACTGGATAACTCACACTCCATACGGGACAACCTCTAGGCCGAGAAATGCCAGGTAGTTGCGGGGGTCGCGCTCGTACCGCGGGCTGAGTCTGCGGTAGCCGGACAGCCACGACATGGTGCGCTCGATGACCCAGCGTCGGCGTCCTACTGAGGATTTCGGGTTGTCGTCGGGTAGTGACGGCTGATGGCCCCTGCGGTATGCCGTTGGTGTGAGGTATCCGGAGGGTGGGGGCTTGACCGCTGAGCGGCGGGCCTTTCGTGAGGGGATCCGGCTTCAGGCCGGCGAGAGGTTCGCGGCGGGCGAGAAGACGGCGGCGATCGCGAAGGATCTGCGGGTGAGTGTGCGGTCGGTGGAGCGCTGGCGTCGTGCCTGGCGCGAGGGCGGCATGGAGGCCCTGCGCTCGGCGGGTCCGGCGAACTCCCCGACCGTCACAGACGCCCAGTTCGCCGTGCTCGAGGAAGAACTCGGCAAGGGGCCGGCCGTACACGGCTTCGAAGACGAACGCTGGACCCTGACACGGGTGCAGACGGTGATCCGCCGGCGTCTGCGGGTGAGCCTGTCGGTGGCGACGGTGTGGCGGCTGCTGAAACGGCACGGTTGGTCCTGGCAGGCACCCGCCCGCAGAGCACTCGAGCGCGACGAGCATGCGGTGGAGCTGTGGAAGAGGGAGGTGTGGCCGCAGGTAAAAGACTCGCGGCGGCGTCCGGTGCCTGGATCGTCTTCGAGGACGAGGCCGGCTTCTCGATGACCCCGCCCCGTGCCCACACCTGGGGCCGACGCGGACACACCCCCGTCATCCGCGTCCGCGGCAGGTCCCGCCGCCGGACTTCCATCGCCGCACTGTGCTGCTACAAACCCGGCGAGAAGAGCCGCCTCATCCACCGGCCCCGCGCTCACCTCCGCCTCAAGGGCGCACGCAAAAGCCTCTCCTGGCAGGACTACCGCGACCTCCTGGTCCGCGCACACCTCCAGCTCGACGGCCCGATCGTGGTGGTCTGGGACAACCTCAACACCCACCTGGCCACCGGGCTGAAGCAGTACGAGGCCGACCACGACTGGCTCACCACCGTCCGCCTCCCGCCCTACGCACCCGACCTCAATCCCGTCGAGGCCGTCTGGTCGCTGGTACGCAGGGCGATGGCCAACACCGCCTTCGACACATCCGCCGACCTCGACCGCACCCTTCGCCGCGAGTTACGCAGGATCCAGCTCCGACCCCACCTGGTCGACGGCTGCCTGACCGCCACAGGTCTGGCCATCACCCCACCGACCCCGCCCTGAAAACCTCAGTAATCGTTCGCTGGACTCGATGCCCTTGCGGGCGATGCGGACGCCAATGCGCTTGCCGCGTAACCATTTCCGCAGGTGGGGGATGTCGTACGCCTTGTCGGCGTGCAGGCGCTGGGGCTTGAAGTGGCGGTCGCGATGGGGGTCGTGTCTCGTTTGGTGACCCTCCACCATCGGCTTCAGTCCTTCGCTGTCGTGGGTGTTGCCGGCGGAGACACCGACAACGAGGGGCAGGCCGTTCGCGTCCGACAGGATGTGCATCTTGGAACCCGGCTTGCCCCGGTCCACGGGGCTCGGACCTGTGTGTTCGCCCCCTTTTTGGCCCGGACGTGGGCGGTGTCGAGTACGACGCGGGTGACGTCGATCAGGCCGGCGTCGTCGAGCCGGTGCAGTACGGCCTCGTGCAGACGGCCCCAGACACCGGCTCTGGACCAGATCAGGAACCGGCGGTGCGCAGTCGACTTCGATATCCCGAAGCACGGCGGCAGAGCCCGCCAGGCGCAACCGCTGACCAGCACGTAGATGATCGCCGCGAACAGCGTCTCATCAGGTGTGTCCTGCGTTCCGCCACCCTGCGGTCGCACCTTCGACGGCGGGATCAGCGGCTCGGCGATCTCCCACAGCCCGTCCGGAACAATCCAACTCCACGTACCCCGCCCCATAGACAGCCCAACGAGCGATCACCACGTAGGACACGGTCTAAGACCGTGTCCTACATGGTCAGGTTTCGGAGCCGTTTGTAGCAGCAGAGGGCTGCGGCGAGTCCGAGGAACGCCAGGTAGTTGCCTGGTTCCCGCTCGTAGCGGTGATTGAGCCGGTGGTAGCCGGTCAGCCAGGACATGGTGCGTTCGATGACCCACCTCCGGCGGCCGAGTCGCTCGCTGGACTCCACTCCCTTGCGGGCAATGCGGACGCCGATGTGCTTGCCCCATAGCCATCGCCGCAGGTGAGGCACGTCGGACGCCTTGTCAGCATGAAGGCGTTGAGGCTTGGAATCGTTCGCATGGGATTCGTGTCCCATGTGGAAATGGGACACCATCGGCTTCAGAGCGAGACTGTCATGGGTGTTGGCCGCGGAGAGTCCGACGCGTAGGGCAGTCCGTTCGCATCCGACAGGACATGCATCTTGGAACCGGGCTTACCCCGGTCCACGGGGCTCGGACCTGCAAGTTCACCCCCCTTTTTTTTTAGCGCGGACATGGGCCGAGTCGAGGACCGCGCGCGAGAGGTCGATGAGGTCCTTGCCGTCCAGGAGCTGGAGTACCTTCTGGTGCAGCTGCCCCCACACCCCGGGCCGGGACCAGATGAGGAACCGGCGATGCACCGTCGGCTTCGACGCCCCGAAGCACGGCGACAGGGCTCGCCAGGCGCAGCCACTGACCAGCACGTAGATGATCGCAGCGAAGACCGCCTCGTCATCGATGTTCGCAACCCCACCGCCCTAACCTCGCGCTTTCGCGAGGTGGGCTGTCCAAGAGATGATCAGAAACACGGAAAGTGCCCTTGACCTGCAACGATAGGACTTGCTGAGGGTCCTGTTGGCTGCAAGGAAAAGAGCACTTTCCAGGTGAGAGAGCCTATCTCGTCGTACCCGCGTGTCCGTGTCCAGGGAGACGGTCGGCAGGTGGTCTCGCAGGCCGGTGCGGTCCTGCTGCTGGAGACGGTCCGCAAGACGGGCCTTGACCAGGCGATATCCGCAGCCCTGGCGCCCTGGCGGAAGCCGCGGGCCGTCCACGATCCCGGGAAGATCCTCCTGGACCTCGCGCTGGCAGTCGCGATGGGCGGGGACTGCCTGGCGGATATCGGCATGCTGCGGGCCGAGCCGGCCGTGTTCGGGCCGGTCGCCTCCGACCCGACGGTCTCCCGCCTCATCGACACCCTCGCAGCCTCCGGGGAGAAGGCCCTGCGGGCCATCCGTTCCGCGCGGGCTGAAGTCCGTCAACGTGCCTGGCGGTTGGCCGGACGGGCAGCGCCTGATGCGGGCGGGGCGGTGACCGTCGACCTCGACGGGGTGCTGGTGATCGCGCACTCGGACAAGGAGGACGCCGCACCCACCTGGAAGCGGACCTACGGCCATCACCCGCTGATGGGCTTCGTCGACCACGGACCGGGCGGCACGGGGGAACCGGTCGCGGCCCTGCTCAGACCAGGAAACGCGGGCTCGAACACCGCGTCCGACCACGTCACCGCCGCCCAACTGGCGCTGGCCCAGCTGCCGAAGAAGTACCGGCGTGGGCGCCGGACCCTGATCCGCACTGACTCCGCGGGCGGCACTCACGACTTCGTCGCATGGCTCGCCCAGCGGGGACGGTGGCTGTCCTACTCGGTCGGCATGGTGATCACCGACGCGATCCACCAGCACGTGCTGAAGGTTCCGGCCTCGGCCTGGACGGCGGCCATCGAGACCGGCGGCGAGATCCGCGACGGCGCCTGGGTCGCTGAACTCACCGGCGACGTTCTGGACGGCTGGCCCAAGGACATGCGGCTGATCGTCAGGAAGGAACGACCGCACCCCGGGGCCCAGTTGAGGCTCACGGACGCGGACGGCATGCGGCTGACCTGTTTCGCCACCAACACCTCGGGCCGGCCGATCGCCGAGCTCGAGCTCCGTCACCGGCTGCGGGCCCGGGCCGAGGACCGCATCCGGGCCGCCCGGGCCACCGGCCTGCGGAATCTTCCTCTGCACCGCACGGCCCAGAACCGGATCTGGCTGGAGATCGTGCAGATCGCTCTCGACCTGCTGGCCTGGATGCCGATGCTCGCCCTGACCGGCAAGGCCCGTCTCTGGGAACCTCGCCGCCTGCGGCTCCGCCTGTTCACCACGGCCGGACAGCTCGTGACCACCGGCCGTCGGCAAATCCTCCGCCTGGCCCAGCACTGGCCCTGGACCAGTCACATCACTGCCGCCCTCGAACGGCTCGCACTCCTGCCGAACCCGGGATGAGCAGCGGATTCATCCGCCCCTACGAGAGAACCCTCCGGCCGGAGCAGTGGAACCCGGCGTCCATCCGAGACGACACTCGGGCCCTCAACCTGCCCAGCCTCAGCCCACAGCACGAAAACGGTCCACCGACTCCGTCGGCGGACCGTCACGCAAGATCGAGGCTAACGAGGCCCCTGAGCGGCGTGGTTGAGACGTCAGGCAGCTCAATCGACAGCTCGGA
The Streptomyces sp. NBC_01723 genome window above contains:
- a CDS encoding IS1380 family transposase codes for the protein MREPISSYPRVRVQGDGRQVVSQAGAVLLLETVRKTGLDQAISAALAPWRKPRAVHDPGKILLDLALAVAMGGDCLADIGMLRAEPAVFGPVASDPTVSRLIDTLAASGEKALRAIRSARAEVRQRAWRLAGRAAPDAGGAVTVDLDGVLVIAHSDKEDAAPTWKRTYGHHPLMGFVDHGPGGTGEPVAALLRPGNAGSNTASDHVTAAQLALAQLPKKYRRGRRTLIRTDSAGGTHDFVAWLAQRGRWLSYSVGMVITDAIHQHVLKVPASAWTAAIETGGEIRDGAWVAELTGDVLDGWPKDMRLIVRKERPHPGAQLRLTDADGMRLTCFATNTSGRPIAELELRHRLRARAEDRIRAARATGLRNLPLHRTAQNRIWLEIVQIALDLLAWMPMLALTGKARLWEPRRLRLRLFTTAGQLVTTGRRQILRLAQHWPWTSHITAALERLALLPNPG
- a CDS encoding IS630 family transposase (programmed frameshift), whose protein sequence is MRYPEGGGLTAERRAFREGIRLQAGERFAAGEKTAAIAKDLRVSVRSVERWRRAWREGGMEALRSAGPANSPTVTDAQFAVLEEELGKGPAVHGFEDERWTLTRVQTVIRRRLRVSLSVATVWRLLKRHGWSWQAPARRALERDEHAVELWKREVWPQVKDSRRRPVPGSFFEDEAGFSMTPPRAHTWGRRGHTPVIRVRGRSRRRTSIAALCCYKPGEKSRLIHRPRAHLRLKGARKSLSWQDYRDLLVRAHLQLDGPIVVVWDNLNTHLATGLKQYEADHDWLTTVRLPPYAPDLNPVEAVWSLVRRAMANTAFDTSADLDRTLRRELRRIQLRPHLVDGCLTATGLAITPPTPP
- a CDS encoding IS5-like element IS1373 family transposase, with product MGGVISADDPKWIEPFAGLTEVQFARLVALVRRRGGDVQRGRPWRLSLEDRVLLVATYWRTNLTLRQVAPLFGVSKSAADRILDHLAPLLAISPARRPRKDTVYIVDGTLVPTRDRSVAASSKNYRYSTNLQVVIDANSRLVVAIGLPLPGSRNDCRAFTESGIDRACRGAPTLADGGYQGTGLLIPHRKRRGQSHLSPSQEAENAVHRRARARVEHALSRLKNWKILRDCRLKGDGVHQAMLGIARLHNLALTG